In the genome of Scylla paramamosain isolate STU-SP2022 chromosome 49, ASM3559412v1, whole genome shotgun sequence, one region contains:
- the LOC135095535 gene encoding uncharacterized protein LOC135095535 isoform X2 codes for MAAATAAAAAVNYSRLKLLCILEGPGAAVLSHALTRGTNKTAAVTLLDYLTSLPNTSKANYRTLSNKDKRKAFNRDEEKQIANDPSCQSFDITLLHKSIRLACENVAGLSEKCWQDDAVMEGLLTKIKDERNKVVHERPKMTDKEFLDKAEELKNLFIRALQAVKDKYGVSDAETTNITDIITSQIQEICQAFDDNVILQMSFEKKLHLFKQESVSHLREIYKQYEYFDPVSFLSESSKRVHIQTVFSKLVLKQQPKSLDIDSLDILKYLTAESQSSQPSQLQPSQLQPSQPVQDKRPRLAVVSGVAGSGKTTLLTFILSEWLKEESDRRVTHLEEYDIVLRMLCRDTDAEDLETFLGLVLPPSLSSLPVFNASLVNYLKHCKVLFLIDGLDEQNSTSKKLITNIVNTTKYNKNFSILTTSRPERVNQFLALTQEDYKQSQMSIEGIPVTKRMQFAEQYCTSTNKDRVKEFMREQGNKTLFELPLNIIFLVTLFEENPNFITKNITPSILYTHIHEWCIEKLRVRISKDPTWGEKKPRTLKMRIKRVVKEMYQVALRGLLQDRLNLSDEGTEQLTDCCEREDLPPQQVLGAFFTLRLSITNRVYEENYSMPHKGMLEYFAARHIMQHLQDGSLPGSGAIRSLLEATFYDESLPEQGVFRRLLQGVFQLISLLQLHCGSLLESRAIESLPQDAAQPQTRPLDLRGLRNLFWHVAGLLTTEETPNRSENIKEVIDLLAETGAGWDEWLSLVEDTDYNESFLQAIAHHVTENPPDGTVRITDNTLASAVALLPRTPATTVELWLYNEKKNVETVLAMSDYHCRELCLWHHYWHPGSIPASDTVLRAIHRTCLEEFMGHLGADCVALLPECLNELYLAVSSDEHAASLPAALTRVASSLPNLWRLAIHVPVATVTPASVPSPLPDISMVVLVLSGVNKNLMKEACQVAAALQPTAG; via the exons AtggctgctgccactgctgccgcCGCGGCAGTGAATTATTCGCGTCTCAAGCTACTGTGCATCTTGGAGGGTCCAGGAGCAGCCGTGCTCTCTCACGCCCTGACACGCGGCACAAACAAGACCGCCGCCGTCACCCTCTTGGACTACCTGACcagcctcccaaacacctcGAAGGCCAACTATCGCACACTCAGCAACAAGGATAAGAGGAAGGCATTTAACCGTGATGAGGAAAAGCAGATTGCCAATGACCCCTCATGCCAGAGCTTTGATATCACACTGCTCCACAAGAGCATCAGACTGGCCTGTGAAAATGTTGCAGGACTAAGTGAAAAATGCTGGCAGGATGATGCAGTGATGGAGGGCCTGCTCACTAAGATAAAAGATGAGCGTAACAAGGTCGTGCACGAAAGACCTAAGATGACAGATAAAGAGTTCCTGGACAAAGCTGAGGAACTCAAGAACCTCTTCATCAGAGCCCTTCAGGCTGTCAAGGACAAGTACGGAGTCTCTGACGCCGAGACCACAAACATCACTGACATCATAACAAGCCAGATACAAGAAATATGTCAGGCCTTTGATGACAATGTCATCTTACAGATGAGTTTTGAGAAAAAGCTCCATTTGTTTAAGCAAGAGTCAGTAAGTCACCTGAGAGAAATTTACAAACAGTATGAATATTTTGACCCAGTGTCCTTCCTCAGTGAATCCTCAAAACGGGTTCACATCCAGACTGTATTTTCAAAACTTGTCCTTAAACAGCAGCCCAAATCACTTGACATAGACTCGTTAGATATCTTAAAATACCTAACAGCAGAGTCTCAGAGCTCACAGCCCTCGCAGCTGCAGCCCTCACAGCTGCAGCCCTCACAGCCTGTCCAGGACAAAAGGCCACGCCTCGCTGTGGTGAGCGGTGTCGCTGGGAGTGGCAAGACCACCCTGCTCACTTTCATCTTGTCGGAGTGGCTCAAGGAAGAGAGTGACCGCCGCGTCACACACCTGGAGGAGTACGACATTGTACTCAGAATGCTGTGCCGCGACACAGATGCTGAAGATCTGGAGACATTCCTGGGCCTGGTCCTCCCGCCTAGTCTGTCTAGTCTGCCGGTCTTTAACGCGTCCCTCGTGAACTATTTAAAGCACTGTAAAGTGCTCTTCCTCATCGATGGTCTGGATGAGCAGAACAGCACCTCCAAAAAGCTCATCACTAATATTGTGAATACAaccaaatataacaaaaatttcTCAATTCTCACCACCTCACGACCAGAGCGAGTGAACCAGTTCTTGGCCCTCACACAAGAAGACTATAAGCAATCGCAGATGTCTATTGAGGGGATTCCTGTCACTAAAAGGATGCAGTTTGCAGAGCAGTACTGCACCTCCACAAACAAGGATAGGGTGAAGGAGTTCATGAGAGAACAAGGCAATAAGACCTTGTTTGAGCTTCCCCTCAACATAATATTTCTGGTTACATTATTTGAAGAGAATCCAAATtttattacaaaaaacataACCCCATCCATCTTGTACACCCACATCCATGAGTGGTGCATAGAGAAGCTGCGCGTCAGAATATCCAAGGACCCCACATGGGGGGAGAAAAAGCCACGGACCCTCAAGATGAGGATAAAAAGAGTGGTGAAAGAGATGTACCAAGTGGCGCTACGAGGCCTGCTGCAAGACAGACTGAACCTCTCAGATGAGGGCACAGAGCAGCTGACAGattgctgtgagagagaggaccTGCCACCCCAACAAGTCCTGGGAGCATTTTTCACTCTGCGGTTGTCCATCACCAACAGAGTATATGAAGAAAACTACTCCATGCCCCATAAAGGAATGCTGGAGTACTTTGCAGCTCGACATATCATGCAGCACCTCCAGGATGGATCCCTCCCAGGATCAGGGGCTATTAGGAGCCTGCTTGAGGCCACCTTTTATGATGAATCCCTCCCAGAACAAGGAGTTTTTAGAAGGTTGCTTCAGGGTGTCTTTCAGCTAATATCTCTACTTCAACTTCATTGTGGATCTCTCCTAGAATCACGAGCTATTGAAAGCCTGCCTCAGGACGCCGCTCAGCCACAGACACGGCCTCTAGATCTTCGGGGCCTACGTAACCTTTTCTGGCATGTGGCAGGCCTCTTGACCACAGAAGAGACACCAAACCGTTCCGAGAACATAAAAGAGGTGATAGATCTGCTGGCAGAGACTGGCGCAGGGTGGGATGAATGGCTGTCACTGGTGGAAGACACGGATTACAATGAAAGCTTCCTGCAGGCCATCGCTCATCATGTCACAGAAAACCCTCCTGATGGCACAGTAAGGATAACAGACAACACATTGGCCAGCGCTGTGGCACTGCTCCCCCGTACTCCCGCAACAACAGTGGAGTTATGGctgtacaacgaaaaaaaaaatgtggagacTGTCCTTGCTATGAGTGATTACCATTGCCGTGAGTTGTGTCTATGGCACCATTACTGGCATCCCGGCAGCATACCTGCCTCAGACACCGTGTTGCGTGCCATACACAG GACTTGCCTTGAAGAGTTCATGGGTCACCTGGGTGCTGATTGCGTGGCGCTGCTCCCTGAATGCCTTAACGAGCTGTACTTGGCCGTATCTAGTGATGAGCACGCTGCCAGCCTCCCAGCAGCCCTCACCCGAGTCGCCTCATCTCTGCCTAACCTGTGGAGGCTTG CCATACACGTCCCTGTGGCGACGGTAACACCAGCATCGGTTCCGTCACCACTGCCTGACATCAGCATGGTGGTCTTAGTCTTGTCTGGTGTGAACAAAAACCTTATGAAGGAAGCGTGTCAAGTGGCAGCGGCTCTCCAGCCTACGGCAGG CTGA
- the LOC135095535 gene encoding uncharacterized protein LOC135095535 isoform X1, with protein sequence MAAATAAAAAVNYSRLKLLCILEGPGAAVLSHALTRGTNKTAAVTLLDYLTSLPNTSKANYRTLSNKDKRKAFNRDEEKQIANDPSCQSFDITLLHKSIRLACENVAGLSEKCWQDDAVMEGLLTKIKDERNKVVHERPKMTDKEFLDKAEELKNLFIRALQAVKDKYGVSDAETTNITDIITSQIQEICQAFDDNVILQMSFEKKLHLFKQESVSHLREIYKQYEYFDPVSFLSESSKRVHIQTVFSKLVLKQQPKSLDIDSLDILKYLTAESQSSQPSQLQPSQLQPSQPVQDKRPRLAVVSGVAGSGKTTLLTFILSEWLKEESDRRVTHLEEYDIVLRMLCRDTDAEDLETFLGLVLPPSLSSLPVFNASLVNYLKHCKVLFLIDGLDEQNSTSKKLITNIVNTTKYNKNFSILTTSRPERVNQFLALTQEDYKQSQMSIEGIPVTKRMQFAEQYCTSTNKDRVKEFMREQGNKTLFELPLNIIFLVTLFEENPNFITKNITPSILYTHIHEWCIEKLRVRISKDPTWGEKKPRTLKMRIKRVVKEMYQVALRGLLQDRLNLSDEGTEQLTDCCEREDLPPQQVLGAFFTLRLSITNRVYEENYSMPHKGMLEYFAARHIMQHLQDGSLPGSGAIRSLLEATFYDESLPEQGVFRRLLQGVFQLISLLQLHCGSLLESRAIESLPQDAAQPQTRPLDLRGLRNLFWHVAGLLTTEETPNRSENIKEVIDLLAETGAGWDEWLSLVEDTDYNESFLQAIAHHVTENPPDGTVRITDNTLASAVALLPRTPATTVELWLYNEKKNVETVLAMSDYHCRELCLWHHYWHPGSIPASDTVLRAIHRTCLEEFMGHLGADCVALLPECLNELYLAVSSDEHAASLPAALTRVASSLPNLWRLAIHVPVATVTPASVPSPLPDISMVVLVLSGVNKNLMKEACQVAAALQPTAGYLDIGFPRGRMKAAEWRDLLHLLAAAGVRVRRGGVVIPEETITVEERRELRELADTLWGCRVWRVPDEWCFLTYNYNT encoded by the exons AtggctgctgccactgctgccgcCGCGGCAGTGAATTATTCGCGTCTCAAGCTACTGTGCATCTTGGAGGGTCCAGGAGCAGCCGTGCTCTCTCACGCCCTGACACGCGGCACAAACAAGACCGCCGCCGTCACCCTCTTGGACTACCTGACcagcctcccaaacacctcGAAGGCCAACTATCGCACACTCAGCAACAAGGATAAGAGGAAGGCATTTAACCGTGATGAGGAAAAGCAGATTGCCAATGACCCCTCATGCCAGAGCTTTGATATCACACTGCTCCACAAGAGCATCAGACTGGCCTGTGAAAATGTTGCAGGACTAAGTGAAAAATGCTGGCAGGATGATGCAGTGATGGAGGGCCTGCTCACTAAGATAAAAGATGAGCGTAACAAGGTCGTGCACGAAAGACCTAAGATGACAGATAAAGAGTTCCTGGACAAAGCTGAGGAACTCAAGAACCTCTTCATCAGAGCCCTTCAGGCTGTCAAGGACAAGTACGGAGTCTCTGACGCCGAGACCACAAACATCACTGACATCATAACAAGCCAGATACAAGAAATATGTCAGGCCTTTGATGACAATGTCATCTTACAGATGAGTTTTGAGAAAAAGCTCCATTTGTTTAAGCAAGAGTCAGTAAGTCACCTGAGAGAAATTTACAAACAGTATGAATATTTTGACCCAGTGTCCTTCCTCAGTGAATCCTCAAAACGGGTTCACATCCAGACTGTATTTTCAAAACTTGTCCTTAAACAGCAGCCCAAATCACTTGACATAGACTCGTTAGATATCTTAAAATACCTAACAGCAGAGTCTCAGAGCTCACAGCCCTCGCAGCTGCAGCCCTCACAGCTGCAGCCCTCACAGCCTGTCCAGGACAAAAGGCCACGCCTCGCTGTGGTGAGCGGTGTCGCTGGGAGTGGCAAGACCACCCTGCTCACTTTCATCTTGTCGGAGTGGCTCAAGGAAGAGAGTGACCGCCGCGTCACACACCTGGAGGAGTACGACATTGTACTCAGAATGCTGTGCCGCGACACAGATGCTGAAGATCTGGAGACATTCCTGGGCCTGGTCCTCCCGCCTAGTCTGTCTAGTCTGCCGGTCTTTAACGCGTCCCTCGTGAACTATTTAAAGCACTGTAAAGTGCTCTTCCTCATCGATGGTCTGGATGAGCAGAACAGCACCTCCAAAAAGCTCATCACTAATATTGTGAATACAaccaaatataacaaaaatttcTCAATTCTCACCACCTCACGACCAGAGCGAGTGAACCAGTTCTTGGCCCTCACACAAGAAGACTATAAGCAATCGCAGATGTCTATTGAGGGGATTCCTGTCACTAAAAGGATGCAGTTTGCAGAGCAGTACTGCACCTCCACAAACAAGGATAGGGTGAAGGAGTTCATGAGAGAACAAGGCAATAAGACCTTGTTTGAGCTTCCCCTCAACATAATATTTCTGGTTACATTATTTGAAGAGAATCCAAATtttattacaaaaaacataACCCCATCCATCTTGTACACCCACATCCATGAGTGGTGCATAGAGAAGCTGCGCGTCAGAATATCCAAGGACCCCACATGGGGGGAGAAAAAGCCACGGACCCTCAAGATGAGGATAAAAAGAGTGGTGAAAGAGATGTACCAAGTGGCGCTACGAGGCCTGCTGCAAGACAGACTGAACCTCTCAGATGAGGGCACAGAGCAGCTGACAGattgctgtgagagagaggaccTGCCACCCCAACAAGTCCTGGGAGCATTTTTCACTCTGCGGTTGTCCATCACCAACAGAGTATATGAAGAAAACTACTCCATGCCCCATAAAGGAATGCTGGAGTACTTTGCAGCTCGACATATCATGCAGCACCTCCAGGATGGATCCCTCCCAGGATCAGGGGCTATTAGGAGCCTGCTTGAGGCCACCTTTTATGATGAATCCCTCCCAGAACAAGGAGTTTTTAGAAGGTTGCTTCAGGGTGTCTTTCAGCTAATATCTCTACTTCAACTTCATTGTGGATCTCTCCTAGAATCACGAGCTATTGAAAGCCTGCCTCAGGACGCCGCTCAGCCACAGACACGGCCTCTAGATCTTCGGGGCCTACGTAACCTTTTCTGGCATGTGGCAGGCCTCTTGACCACAGAAGAGACACCAAACCGTTCCGAGAACATAAAAGAGGTGATAGATCTGCTGGCAGAGACTGGCGCAGGGTGGGATGAATGGCTGTCACTGGTGGAAGACACGGATTACAATGAAAGCTTCCTGCAGGCCATCGCTCATCATGTCACAGAAAACCCTCCTGATGGCACAGTAAGGATAACAGACAACACATTGGCCAGCGCTGTGGCACTGCTCCCCCGTACTCCCGCAACAACAGTGGAGTTATGGctgtacaacgaaaaaaaaaatgtggagacTGTCCTTGCTATGAGTGATTACCATTGCCGTGAGTTGTGTCTATGGCACCATTACTGGCATCCCGGCAGCATACCTGCCTCAGACACCGTGTTGCGTGCCATACACAG GACTTGCCTTGAAGAGTTCATGGGTCACCTGGGTGCTGATTGCGTGGCGCTGCTCCCTGAATGCCTTAACGAGCTGTACTTGGCCGTATCTAGTGATGAGCACGCTGCCAGCCTCCCAGCAGCCCTCACCCGAGTCGCCTCATCTCTGCCTAACCTGTGGAGGCTTG CCATACACGTCCCTGTGGCGACGGTAACACCAGCATCGGTTCCGTCACCACTGCCTGACATCAGCATGGTGGTCTTAGTCTTGTCTGGTGTGAACAAAAACCTTATGAAGGAAGCGTGTCAAGTGGCAGCGGCTCTCCAGCCTACGGCAGG ATATCTTGACATTGGGTTCCCCCGGGGCAGGATGAAAGCAGCAGAGTGGCGGGACCTGCTTCACCTCCTGGCGGCAGCAGGGGTCAGggtgaggagaggtggtgttgtgATACCAGAGGAAACTATcacagtggaggagaggagggagctgAGGGAACTCGCTGACACTTTGTGGGGGTGTAGGGTgtggag GGTCCCTGACGAGTGGTGTTTCCTCACATATAACTATAACACCTGA